One Cyanobacteria bacterium FACHB-DQ100 DNA segment encodes these proteins:
- a CDS encoding 1-deoxy-D-xylulose-5-phosphate synthase encodes MHLSELTHPNQLHGLSIFQLQQIARQIREKHLQTVAAIGGHLGPGLGVVELTLALYQTLDLDRDKVIWDVGHQAYPHKLITGRYADFHTLRQKDGVAGYLKRCESKFDHFGAGHASTSISAALGMALARDAQGENFKVAAVIGDGALTGGMALEAINHAGHLPKTNLLVVLNDNEMSISPNVGAIPRYLNKMRLSPPVQFLTDNLEEQMKNMPFSPELSRLKEGMKRLAVPKVGAVFEELGFTYMGPVDGHNLEELIATFKEAHKHPGPVLVHVATVKGKGYAIAEQDQVGYHAQTPFNLATGKAIPSSKPKPPSYSKVFGETLSKLAENNPRIIGITAAMATGTGLDIFQKRVPQQYMDVGIAEQHAVTLAAGLACEGMRPVATIYSTFLQRAYDQIVHDVCIQNLPVFFCMDRAGIVGSDGPTHQGMYDIAYLRSIPNIVLMAPKDEAELQRMLVTGINHTSGPIAMRYPRGNGYGVPLMEEGWEELPIGKAEILRQGDDLLMIGYGSMVYPTMQTAEILSEHGIEATVINARFAKPLDEELILPLAQKIGRVVTLEEGCLPGGFGSAIVESLMDAEVVVPVTRIGIPDILVDHATPDESKAELGLTPPQMADRILKTFVKEGSAIAAV; translated from the coding sequence ATGCATTTGAGTGAATTAACACACCCAAACCAGTTGCATGGATTATCGATTTTTCAGCTTCAGCAAATCGCGCGTCAAATCCGCGAAAAGCACCTGCAAACTGTGGCAGCGATTGGGGGACACCTCGGCCCTGGATTGGGTGTCGTTGAATTAACCCTCGCCCTCTATCAAACCCTGGATCTCGATCGCGACAAAGTGATCTGGGATGTTGGACACCAAGCATACCCCCACAAGCTAATTACTGGGCGCTATGCTGATTTCCACACGCTTCGACAGAAAGACGGCGTTGCGGGCTACCTGAAACGCTGCGAAAGCAAGTTCGATCATTTCGGTGCAGGTCACGCCTCAACCAGCATCTCTGCCGCACTTGGCATGGCACTGGCACGCGATGCTCAAGGCGAAAACTTCAAAGTTGCCGCTGTTATTGGCGATGGCGCACTCACAGGCGGCATGGCACTCGAAGCAATCAACCATGCTGGACACCTACCGAAAACGAATCTTCTTGTCGTTCTCAACGACAACGAGATGTCAATTTCTCCCAACGTCGGTGCGATTCCTCGTTATCTGAACAAGATGCGCCTGAGTCCGCCCGTTCAATTTCTCACAGACAACCTGGAAGAACAGATGAAAAACATGCCGTTCTCTCCAGAACTGTCCCGCCTCAAAGAAGGAATGAAGCGGCTTGCTGTGCCAAAAGTTGGAGCCGTTTTTGAAGAATTGGGCTTCACCTACATGGGTCCAGTTGATGGACACAATCTTGAGGAGTTGATTGCGACTTTCAAAGAAGCGCATAAACATCCTGGGCCAGTCCTTGTTCATGTCGCAACGGTGAAAGGAAAAGGCTATGCGATCGCCGAACAGGATCAAGTCGGCTATCATGCCCAAACTCCATTCAACCTCGCCACCGGAAAAGCTATCCCCTCCTCAAAGCCCAAGCCCCCAAGCTACTCCAAAGTATTTGGAGAAACCCTGAGCAAATTGGCGGAGAATAACCCGCGCATCATCGGTATTACCGCAGCAATGGCAACGGGAACCGGACTTGATATTTTCCAGAAGCGAGTTCCGCAACAATACATGGATGTCGGCATTGCAGAACAACACGCAGTGACCCTAGCAGCAGGATTAGCTTGCGAAGGAATGCGTCCTGTCGCAACCATCTACTCCACCTTCCTCCAACGCGCCTACGATCAAATCGTCCACGATGTCTGTATCCAAAATCTCCCTGTATTCTTCTGCATGGATCGCGCTGGCATCGTCGGCTCAGACGGGCCCACTCACCAGGGAATGTACGACATCGCGTACTTACGATCGATCCCCAACATAGTGCTAATGGCTCCCAAGGACGAAGCCGAACTACAACGAATGCTCGTCACTGGCATCAATCACACTTCAGGCCCGATCGCCATGCGGTATCCTCGTGGCAATGGTTATGGTGTGCCCTTGATGGAAGAAGGTTGGGAGGAACTACCGATCGGTAAAGCCGAAATTCTCCGTCAAGGCGACGATCTGTTAATGATCGGCTATGGCTCAATGGTCTATCCTACAATGCAGACCGCTGAGATTCTCAGCGAACATGGCATCGAAGCCACCGTAATCAACGCACGATTTGCAAAACCGCTTGATGAAGAGCTAATTCTCCCCTTAGCCCAGAAAATCGGTCGAGTGGTCACACTTGAAGAAGGTTGTCTACCTGGTGGATTTGGAAGCGCGATCGTTGAATCCCTAATGGATGCCGAAGTCGTTGTCCCAGTCACTCGCATCGGTATTCCTGATATTCTGGTCGATCACGCAACTCCTGATGAATCGAAAGCGGAATTAGGATTAACTCCTCCACAAATGGCGGATCGGATTCTGAAGACGTTTGTGAAAGAAGGGAGTGCGATCGCAGCAGTTTAG
- a CDS encoding RNA-binding transcriptional accessory protein: MINIPQLLAQELSLRSSQVANALELFAEGATVPFIARYRKERTGEMDEVKLRDLLDRFTYLTELEERKKSVLESIETQGKLTEELRGKIEACLQKNELEDLYLPYRPKRRTRATIAKEKGLDKLAGYIASLNQPHAGVASLEDEARKYLSEEKSVKTIEEALQGASDILAEEVSEKAELRSYLREFLFNTGVFASRIKSDYAEGTTKFEMYRSYEAKVKTIAPHNLLALYRGESEGILSFELTFDEDVVQQYLETQVVRSKVKAVREFYRSMLKDAFNRLMRTSIISEVRSQKKQEADIESIKTFETNLRELLLSAPAGMKPTLAIDPGFRTGCKVSVLDQTGKFLKYEAIFPHTGAEKRKQAGVTLKQLIDKYKIELIAIGNGTASRETDEFVGEVLAEIDHKPIKVIVNESGASIYSASPVAIAEFPELDITVRGAISIGRRLQDPLAELVKIDPKSIGVGQYQHDVDQKLLKKKLDETVESCVNYVGVDLNTASKELLMSVSGVSATVANNIVAYRNENGAFPDRKSLLKVPKLGAKTFEQAAGFLRIRGGKNPLDNTAVHPERYGILEAIAKNSNISLSETAQIAAQLKANLKNYVTETIGEPTLRDIISELEKPGRDPRAEFKYATFREGIKEISDLKVGMELEGIITNVANFGAFVDIGVHQDGLIHVSQMSDRFVSDPNQIVKVGQVVKVHVLEVNEALKRISLSMKSGERKPVFTKHQDVKHQDVKNQETSKRSEQKQTSQKPASLNDLKSKFGKKA; encoded by the coding sequence ATGATCAACATTCCTCAACTTTTGGCGCAAGAGCTTTCATTACGATCGTCTCAGGTTGCAAATGCGCTGGAATTATTTGCAGAAGGGGCAACGGTTCCGTTTATTGCGCGGTATCGCAAAGAGCGAACAGGTGAGATGGATGAGGTGAAATTGCGGGATTTGCTCGATCGATTTACCTATCTCACGGAGTTAGAGGAGCGCAAGAAAAGCGTTTTGGAATCGATCGAGACTCAGGGTAAACTAACTGAGGAATTGAGAGGCAAAATTGAGGCTTGTTTGCAGAAAAATGAGCTAGAAGATTTGTATTTGCCGTATCGTCCGAAGCGCCGAACGAGGGCGACGATCGCTAAAGAAAAAGGTTTAGACAAGTTAGCAGGATATATTGCTTCTCTGAATCAGCCGCATGCAGGAGTGGCTTCTTTAGAAGATGAAGCAAGGAAGTATTTATCTGAAGAGAAAAGCGTTAAAACGATTGAAGAGGCATTACAAGGAGCTTCGGATATTTTGGCGGAGGAAGTTTCAGAGAAGGCAGAATTACGATCGTATTTACGAGAGTTTTTATTCAATACAGGTGTGTTTGCATCACGCATTAAATCTGACTACGCCGAGGGTACTACTAAGTTTGAAATGTACCGAAGTTACGAGGCAAAAGTGAAAACGATCGCACCCCATAATCTTCTTGCTTTATATCGGGGAGAATCAGAAGGGATTTTAAGTTTTGAGCTTACGTTTGATGAAGACGTAGTACAGCAATATTTAGAAACGCAAGTTGTTCGATCGAAAGTAAAAGCTGTACGAGAATTTTATCGATCAATGCTGAAAGATGCGTTTAATCGATTAATGCGAACGTCGATTATTTCAGAGGTACGATCGCAGAAAAAACAAGAAGCAGATATCGAATCAATCAAAACGTTTGAAACGAATTTGAGAGAATTATTGCTTTCGGCTCCCGCAGGAATGAAGCCGACACTAGCGATCGACCCAGGATTTCGCACAGGCTGTAAAGTTTCGGTGCTAGACCAAACTGGAAAATTTTTGAAGTATGAAGCAATTTTTCCACATACCGGAGCAGAAAAGCGCAAACAAGCTGGAGTTACACTAAAGCAATTAATTGACAAATACAAAATCGAATTAATCGCGATCGGAAACGGAACGGCTAGCCGTGAAACTGATGAATTTGTTGGGGAAGTTCTAGCAGAGATCGATCATAAACCAATCAAGGTTATTGTGAACGAATCAGGGGCTTCAATCTATTCAGCAAGTCCGGTTGCGATCGCAGAATTTCCAGAACTAGATATTACGGTTCGAGGAGCAATCAGTATCGGACGACGCTTACAAGATCCACTTGCGGAGCTGGTGAAAATTGATCCAAAATCGATCGGGGTTGGGCAGTACCAGCACGATGTTGATCAGAAGCTTTTAAAGAAAAAGCTTGATGAAACTGTTGAAAGCTGTGTCAATTATGTCGGAGTTGACCTTAATACTGCGTCGAAAGAATTGCTGATGTCTGTATCGGGCGTAAGCGCAACTGTGGCGAATAATATTGTTGCCTATCGCAATGAAAACGGAGCGTTTCCTGATCGTAAATCTCTGCTTAAAGTGCCAAAACTAGGTGCAAAAACATTTGAGCAAGCAGCAGGTTTTCTAAGAATTCGGGGTGGGAAAAATCCGCTAGATAATACGGCAGTGCATCCAGAGCGTTATGGAATTTTGGAGGCGATCGCTAAGAACTCAAATATTTCACTCTCGGAAACTGCTCAAATTGCAGCGCAACTCAAAGCAAATCTGAAAAACTATGTGACAGAGACGATCGGAGAGCCAACGCTACGAGACATCATCAGTGAATTGGAGAAGCCAGGACGTGATCCACGCGCTGAATTTAAATATGCAACCTTCAGGGAGGGGATCAAAGAGATTTCTGATCTCAAAGTAGGAATGGAGCTTGAGGGAATTATTACAAACGTGGCAAATTTCGGTGCATTTGTGGATATTGGAGTGCATCAGGATGGATTGATTCATGTTTCGCAAATGAGCGATCGATTTGTCAGCGATCCAAATCAGATTGTAAAAGTGGGACAAGTTGTAAAAGTTCACGTCCTAGAAGTAAATGAAGCGCTCAAGCGAATTAGTCTTTCGATGAAGTCTGGAGAACGTAAGCCTGTTTTTACAAAGCATCAAGATGTCAAGCATCAAGATGTAAAGAACCAAGAGACATCGAAGCGATCAGAGCAAAAGCAAACCTCTCAGAAACCAGCCTCGCTCAATGATTTGAAGTCAAAGTTCGGCAAAAAAGCTTAA
- a CDS encoding acetate kinase, with protein sequence MKVLVLNAGSSSQKSCLYDLNGSLPIDPPDPVWEAQIDWTVQPGKAVLKVKANGTRLESTIESTDRATDTLQMLKTLSEGKTKVIQQTGDVDIVGHRIVHGGQHYRQSVRIDQTVKATIADLARFAPLHNPANLQGIEAIEQSLGGVPQVAVFDTAFHATLPSAASIYPIPYEWYEKGVQRYGFHGISHQYCANRAAQLLGRELIDLKLVTCHLGNGCSLAAVQDGQSIDTTMGFTPLEGLMMGSRSGSVDPGVVLYLMREGNYTITEIEQILNKKSGLIGISGISSDLRQVVSSQTERSARAIDTYIHRLRSGIGSMLANLGGLDAIVFTAGVGENSALIRSRTCEAFRWLGVEIDSEKNQSSPIDQDISARSSKARILVIHTQEDWAIAQECWKLSHSRSS encoded by the coding sequence ATGAAAGTTCTTGTTTTAAATGCTGGATCAAGCAGTCAGAAAAGTTGTCTCTACGATCTCAATGGCTCCTTGCCGATCGACCCGCCCGATCCAGTCTGGGAAGCTCAGATTGATTGGACAGTACAACCAGGAAAAGCAGTCCTCAAAGTTAAAGCCAATGGAACAAGGCTGGAATCTACAATTGAGTCCACCGATCGCGCTACAGACACTCTACAAATGCTGAAAACGCTTTCTGAGGGTAAAACCAAAGTGATTCAGCAAACTGGCGATGTTGATATTGTCGGACATCGCATTGTTCACGGTGGGCAGCATTACCGTCAGAGTGTACGGATTGACCAGACTGTGAAAGCTACGATCGCTGATCTGGCTCGATTTGCCCCGCTACACAATCCCGCAAATCTTCAAGGCATCGAAGCGATCGAGCAGAGTTTGGGAGGTGTTCCTCAAGTTGCGGTATTTGATACTGCATTTCACGCAACTTTGCCCTCTGCTGCCAGTATCTACCCAATTCCTTACGAGTGGTATGAAAAGGGCGTACAGCGCTATGGTTTCCACGGTATCAGCCATCAATATTGTGCAAATCGTGCGGCTCAGTTATTGGGACGTGAGCTAATTGACTTAAAGTTAGTCACTTGTCATTTGGGCAATGGTTGCTCCTTGGCGGCAGTTCAAGATGGGCAGAGCATTGATACAACAATGGGATTCACACCGCTTGAAGGCTTAATGATGGGCAGCCGATCGGGGTCAGTTGATCCGGGTGTGGTGCTTTACCTCATGCGGGAAGGAAACTACACGATCACCGAAATTGAGCAAATTCTAAATAAGAAATCTGGCTTGATCGGTATTTCAGGAATTTCGAGTGATTTGCGTCAAGTTGTGAGTTCACAAACAGAAAGATCGGCTAGAGCGATCGATACTTATATTCACAGACTGCGCTCAGGAATTGGTTCGATGCTGGCGAATTTAGGTGGATTGGATGCAATCGTTTTTACCGCAGGAGTCGGAGAAAATTCGGCATTAATTCGATCTCGTACCTGTGAAGCATTTCGCTGGCTAGGGGTCGAGATCGATTCAGAAAAAAATCAGTCCTCACCGATTGATCAGGATATTAGTGCGCGATCGTCAAAAGCGAGAATTTTGGTTATTCACACGCAGGAAGATTGGGCGATCGCGCAGGAATGTTGGAAATTAAGCCATTCACGATCAAGTTAA
- the psaK gene encoding photosystem I reaction center subunit PsaK — MFTSTLLAVVPRTLEWTPNVAAVMIVCNILAIAIAKFTMKNPSAPPAMPSSNFFGGFGLPAVIGSTCFGHILGAGVILGLSNMGVL, encoded by the coding sequence TTGTTTACTTCTACACTGCTGGCTGTTGTGCCAAGAACGTTGGAATGGACTCCGAATGTTGCGGCAGTCATGATCGTTTGTAATATTTTGGCGATCGCGATTGCGAAATTTACGATGAAAAACCCAAGTGCGCCGCCTGCGATGCCGTCCTCAAACTTTTTCGGCGGGTTTGGGTTGCCTGCGGTAATTGGAAGCACTTGCTTTGGTCATATTTTGGGTGCGGGTGTCATCCTCGGCTTATCAAATATGGGCGTTTTATAG
- a CDS encoding response regulator, whose product MVSHKPFQRLQPLSLLAQLISRRVDGCLQIMSESTSWLLYLDEGRLAFATNSIQPFDRLDRILVQMSDRTPALKRLDRSQLRQFESVTGSYPANSADYQAIQWLIDQQLIERSQVRELVETLAIEVLKPFLTVTEGIYEVIAKASFLDYPNLCQLDLRSVVERCHSELRQVPTSRATSADVQTPAPSVPTTPPRPLSFTSPTEPAPTRIPVSPTPITAHQTARYTIACIDDSPTVLQAISTFLNDSSVVVIMINDPVKALMQVVRSKPDMILLDVGMPNLDGYELCSLLRRHPSFKQTPIIMVTGHTGFIDRAKAKIVGASGYLTKPFTQSELVKMVFRYLN is encoded by the coding sequence ATGGTGAGTCACAAACCGTTTCAACGCCTTCAGCCGCTGTCGTTGTTGGCACAATTAATCAGCCGTCGAGTCGATGGGTGCTTGCAAATCATGAGCGAATCAACCTCCTGGTTACTGTATCTCGATGAAGGCAGGCTTGCTTTTGCCACGAATTCAATCCAGCCCTTCGATCGCCTCGATCGCATCCTCGTTCAGATGAGCGATCGCACTCCCGCACTGAAGCGATTAGATCGGTCGCAATTACGACAGTTTGAGAGCGTCACCGGAAGCTACCCTGCAAATAGTGCTGATTATCAAGCGATTCAATGGCTGATTGATCAGCAGTTAATTGAGCGATCGCAAGTGCGCGAATTGGTTGAAACCCTCGCGATCGAGGTGCTGAAACCCTTTCTCACCGTCACAGAAGGGATCTATGAGGTGATTGCAAAAGCTAGCTTTTTAGACTATCCAAATCTTTGTCAATTGGACTTACGCTCGGTCGTAGAGCGCTGTCATTCTGAACTGCGGCAAGTTCCAACTTCTAGGGCAACAAGCGCTGATGTACAGACTCCAGCTCCGAGTGTCCCAACGACACCGCCGCGGCCCTTGAGCTTCACCTCTCCAACCGAGCCAGCTCCAACCAGAATTCCAGTGTCGCCGACCCCCATTACCGCCCACCAAACCGCCCGCTACACGATCGCTTGTATTGATGACAGTCCCACAGTGCTACAAGCGATTAGTACCTTTCTCAATGATTCTAGCGTCGTGGTGATTATGATCAACGATCCGGTCAAAGCGCTGATGCAGGTGGTTCGCAGCAAGCCGGACATGATTTTGCTGGATGTCGGAATGCCAAATCTAGATGGATACGAACTCTGTTCGCTGCTGCGTCGCCATCCGAGCTTTAAGCAAACCCCCATCATTATGGTGACGGGTCACACAGGTTTCATCGATCGGGCTAAAGCCAAAATCGTGGGTGCATCGGGCTATTTGACAAAACCGTTTACGCAATCGGAACTCGTCAAAATGGTGTTTCGATATCTCAATTAG
- a CDS encoding response regulator: MSLTLMGTVLVVEDTLSEMELLSHYLREGGYSVVGVVSAKDALNKAIEIKPDVIITDVVMPGMSGFELCRSLKKNPETQSVPIIICTSKGQEIDRLWGMRQGADVYITKPFTREQLIRAVRSVGG; this comes from the coding sequence ATGAGCTTAACTTTAATGGGAACAGTTCTAGTCGTTGAAGATACACTCTCGGAAATGGAGCTACTCAGCCACTACCTCCGTGAAGGTGGATACAGCGTTGTTGGAGTTGTTTCTGCCAAGGATGCTTTGAACAAGGCGATCGAGATTAAGCCCGATGTGATTATTACCGATGTGGTCATGCCGGGAATGAGCGGCTTTGAACTGTGTCGCAGCCTGAAGAAAAACCCCGAAACTCAAAGCGTGCCGATTATTATCTGTACGTCTAAAGGGCAGGAAATCGATCGCCTCTGGGGAATGCGACAGGGCGCAGATGTCTATATCACCAAGCCTTTTACACGAGAGCAACTAATTCGTGCTGTGCGATCGGTCGGAGGATAA
- a CDS encoding chemotaxis protein CheW, which produces MDNSVLTLTTTRKGEIAPPNLGESYLKFEVGQGTIVGLPMKQVQEVVVLQPRYLTPVPNMEPEILGLMHRRSRVLWVIDLAMLLEVGRLDYSPQQYDIVILRTGSISVAAAIKRVDGIAWTLPEALQPVPSHVSKGLIPYSRGCLLQSQEIVFMLDGEAILQAPLLQHS; this is translated from the coding sequence GTGGATAACTCAGTATTGACCTTAACAACAACTCGAAAGGGGGAAATTGCCCCTCCTAACCTCGGAGAAAGTTATCTCAAGTTTGAAGTCGGACAAGGCACGATCGTCGGACTGCCGATGAAGCAGGTTCAGGAAGTCGTGGTGCTACAGCCCCGCTACCTCACTCCGGTTCCCAATATGGAGCCGGAAATTTTAGGACTGATGCACCGTCGGAGCCGCGTCTTATGGGTTATTGATCTCGCGATGCTGTTGGAAGTGGGCAGGCTCGATTACAGTCCGCAGCAGTACGATATTGTGATTTTGCGAACGGGTTCGATTTCTGTTGCTGCGGCAATCAAACGAGTGGATGGGATTGCTTGGACGCTTCCAGAGGCTTTACAACCCGTTCCGAGTCATGTGAGCAAGGGACTCATTCCTTACTCTCGCGGCTGCCTTTTACAGTCTCAAGAAATAGTATTCATGCTGGATGGCGAAGCGATCTTGCAAGCGCCGCTGCTTCAGCATTCTTGA
- a CDS encoding GAF domain-containing protein, translated as MVDQLNAAQRDQPVDRGFDPSVIEVSSRPGLPSSSVTSSKPSSIAALRRLSLKTKATTIAIAIGTLPVLAIGAIAYSFANASVTRQVIATEETLATTLSQRVTSFMTERTSDLQTLSSLPSLTVPSVRDLVSQDDKRLVFERFVQEKGVYEGVALFDLNGNAVLQSDRAAIPWQGEQDYFRAALQSNRVLISRPVRADKTGAYFVYVTAPVQESGTDRRTGIIRAVLPIRNLASELQNYSRIGTNFSLLDASNQIFLSSKEAQIGQNAASVYSRLSQMQSRRSINSREINETVANQTKPVLASFVPWTGRDRLPDLGWDVILSVPTEVAYQPQRQLFWTFLLGTGAAVVATGLLAKWLADRATRPILAATSAVKALGDGKLDTRVTVSSEDEVGVLQRNINLMAGQLQGFVDQQTESAERARLLNQIIVRIRRSLSPEDIFAASVDEIRDFMKVDRVVIYRFAPDYLSGTITAESVAPGWTKALGKIVNDPMEASLVDRYRGGRVWSMENLRQANLTQCHCEILERLEVQANIVAPILQNKELIGLICAHQCANPRQWKAEEIDFFGQLAAQIGYALDQAFLLEQTEAARKAAEQLSEERQQQKEELQMQLIDLLSEVEGAVEGDLTVRADVTAGEIGTVADFFNSIVESLRQIVTQVKSAAVQVNDALNADEQAVRQLSAEAVQQAEETNRTLASVENMVRSIQKVSHSAQQAANVAREASSTAEAGGIAMELTVQNILGLRDTIGETAKKVKRLGESSQQISKVVSLINQIAMQTNLLAINAGIEAARADEGSQGFAVVAEEVGELAARSAAATREIEQIVATIQRETSEVVEAMEQGTSQVVEGTRLVDNAKQSLEKILSVSRRIDDLVQAISESTVTQVETSDAVTQLMQEIVEVAGRTSSASLEVSRSLRQTVGVAKELQESVGAFKVS; from the coding sequence ATGGTTGATCAACTGAACGCAGCCCAACGGGATCAACCCGTCGATCGCGGATTTGATCCGAGTGTAATCGAGGTTTCCTCTAGGCCCGGTCTACCCTCAAGCTCTGTAACCTCCTCTAAACCGTCCAGCATCGCAGCCCTAAGACGATTAAGCCTGAAAACCAAAGCGACGACGATCGCCATCGCGATCGGTACCCTACCCGTCCTAGCGATTGGCGCGATCGCCTATTCGTTTGCCAATGCTTCGGTGACAAGGCAGGTGATCGCCACGGAAGAAACGCTGGCGACGACGCTCAGCCAGCGGGTGACAAGCTTTATGACAGAGCGAACCTCAGATCTACAAACGCTCTCCAGCTTGCCGTCTTTAACGGTGCCATCAGTACGAGATTTGGTGTCTCAAGACGACAAGCGGCTTGTGTTTGAACGCTTTGTTCAGGAGAAGGGCGTGTATGAAGGAGTGGCGCTGTTTGATTTGAACGGAAATGCAGTGCTGCAAAGCGATCGCGCCGCAATTCCCTGGCAGGGTGAGCAGGACTATTTCCGCGCCGCCCTACAGTCGAATCGCGTCTTGATTAGTCGTCCAGTGCGGGCAGACAAGACGGGTGCTTATTTCGTGTATGTGACTGCTCCGGTGCAGGAAAGCGGCACAGATAGGCGCACGGGAATTATTCGCGCCGTCCTGCCGATTAGAAACCTGGCATCGGAATTGCAAAACTATAGTCGAATCGGCACTAACTTTAGCTTGTTAGATGCCAGCAATCAAATCTTTCTGTCCTCGAAAGAAGCGCAAATCGGTCAAAATGCTGCTTCGGTTTATTCGCGGCTTTCACAAATGCAGTCGCGCCGATCGATTAATTCCCGCGAAATTAACGAAACGGTTGCCAATCAGACAAAGCCTGTTCTTGCTAGCTTTGTGCCTTGGACGGGGCGCGATCGCCTGCCCGATTTAGGCTGGGACGTGATTCTTTCTGTGCCAACCGAGGTTGCATACCAACCTCAGCGCCAGCTCTTTTGGACATTTTTGCTGGGAACTGGAGCAGCAGTTGTCGCGACGGGATTGCTGGCGAAATGGCTCGCCGATCGCGCAACTCGCCCAATTTTGGCGGCTACAAGTGCAGTTAAAGCGCTAGGGGACGGCAAGCTCGATACACGAGTCACGGTCAGCAGTGAAGATGAAGTCGGCGTGTTGCAGCGCAACATCAATCTGATGGCGGGACAACTGCAAGGCTTTGTCGATCAGCAAACCGAAAGCGCTGAACGGGCACGGTTGTTAAATCAGATTATTGTGCGAATTCGCCGATCGCTCTCGCCTGAAGATATTTTTGCTGCCAGCGTCGATGAAATTCGCGACTTTATGAAAGTCGATCGCGTGGTGATTTACCGCTTTGCACCGGATTATCTCAGCGGGACGATTACGGCTGAATCGGTTGCGCCGGGTTGGACGAAGGCGCTCGGAAAAATTGTCAACGACCCGATGGAAGCCTCGCTCGTCGATCGCTACCGGGGTGGGCGGGTGTGGTCGATGGAAAACCTGCGCCAAGCAAATCTCACCCAATGTCACTGTGAAATTCTGGAGCGGCTAGAAGTTCAGGCAAATATTGTTGCGCCAATTCTGCAAAACAAAGAATTAATTGGACTCATCTGTGCCCATCAGTGCGCCAATCCGCGTCAGTGGAAAGCGGAAGAGATTGATTTCTTTGGGCAGTTGGCAGCGCAAATCGGCTATGCCCTTGACCAAGCGTTCTTGCTGGAGCAAACTGAAGCCGCCAGAAAAGCCGCAGAGCAACTATCTGAAGAGCGCCAACAGCAGAAAGAAGAACTGCAAATGCAGCTGATCGATTTGCTGAGCGAAGTTGAAGGAGCCGTCGAGGGAGACTTAACCGTTCGAGCCGACGTGACTGCAGGTGAAATCGGCACCGTGGCAGATTTCTTTAACTCGATCGTCGAAAGTCTGCGCCAGATTGTGACACAAGTGAAATCGGCAGCCGTTCAAGTGAACGATGCCCTCAACGCTGATGAGCAAGCGGTACGGCAACTGTCCGCAGAAGCGGTGCAGCAAGCTGAGGAAACGAACCGAACGTTAGCTTCGGTGGAAAATATGGTGCGATCGATTCAAAAAGTGTCGCATAGCGCTCAGCAAGCGGCGAATGTGGCGCGGGAAGCCTCTTCGACCGCAGAAGCAGGCGGAATTGCGATGGAATTAACCGTGCAGAACATTCTGGGACTGCGCGACACGATCGGTGAAACCGCGAAGAAAGTGAAACGTCTGGGCGAATCGTCGCAGCAAATTTCTAAAGTGGTATCGCTGATTAATCAAATTGCCATGCAAACGAATTTGCTGGCGATTAACGCCGGAATCGAAGCGGCAAGAGCTGATGAAGGATCGCAAGGATTTGCGGTCGTGGCAGAAGAAGTCGGAGAATTAGCCGCACGATCGGCTGCGGCAACGCGAGAAATCGAGCAAATTGTCGCCACGATTCAGCGCGAAACTTCTGAAGTCGTCGAAGCAATGGAGCAGGGAACCTCACAGGTTGTGGAGGGAACGCGGCTCGTTGATAATGCTAAACAGAGCTTAGAAAAGATTCTCTCGGTGTCGCGGCGCATCGATGACTTGGTGCAAGCGATTTCAGAATCGACGGTGACACAGGTAGAAACCTCGGATGCGGTAACGCAACTGATGCAGGAAATCGTAGAAGTCGCGGGTCGTACTTCTTCGGCTTCACTGGAGGTTTCGCGATCGCTGCGGCAGACGGTTGGGGTAGCAAAAGAGCTACAGGAATCAGTGGGCGCGTTTAAGGTGAGCTAA